ACCGCCGGGCCCGCGGCCGATGGACGCCACGACGAGGTCGCGACCGAGGGGGCGGGCGAGACCCAGAACCGGCCGCCCTTCACCCTGGAGGGCTGGTTCGTCCTCCACGACTTCCGCCGCCTGGACTGGCGGCGCTGGAAGTCGCTGGAGATCGCCCGCCGGGCGGCCATTGCGCGGGAGGCGGCGGCGTTCTTGCGCCGCGTGACGGCGGCGGCCGACACCGGCGAGGGGGCCAGCGCGCTGTACCGGGTGGTGGGCCACAAGGCCGACCTCCTCTGGCTCCACTTCCGGCCCACCCTGGAGGCCCTCGGCGACCTGGAGACCGCGCTGTCCCGCACGGCGCTGGGCGACTACCTGCAGCCCGCCTACTCCTACGTGTCGGTGACCGAGCTGAGCTTCTACCGTGCCGGTCCCGGGGGTCCCGAGCGGGACGTCCGCCACGAGCCCTTCGTCCGGGGGCGCCTCTATCCGGCGATCCCGCCGGCTCGCCACGCCTGCTTCTACCCGATGAACAAGAAGCGCTCTGGGGCGGACAACTGGTACTTGCTCCCCTTCGAGGAGCGCGGCCGCCTGATGCACAGCCACGGGCTCATCGGCCGCAAGTACGCGGGGCGGGTCACCCAGATCATCAGCGGCTCGGTGGGCCTGGACGACTGGGAGTGGGGCGTCACCCTGTTCGCCGACGACCCCGTGGACTTCAAGCGCGTGGTCTACGAGATGCGCTTCGACGAGGCCAGCGCCCGCTACGGCGAGTTCGGCCCCTTCTACGTCGGCGTCCGCACCGATCCGGACGACCTGGTTCGCTTCCTGTGTCCCGAGGCGGCCGGCGAGGTGGCCGCCGAAGCGGAAGGCCGCTGAGAAGGGTGCCCGGCGCTCTGGATCGACGGTGGGCCTGAGGAGGGTGCCGGGCGCTCCGGGATCGGCGGGGCGCTGGGGCAAGGTGCCCAGTGCCCCCGGATCGCCGGGGCGCCTGAGGAGGGTGCCCAGCGCCGCCGGGACGGCCGCCGCCGCCCCATCGGCAGAGGTGGGTTCGCGGGTGTGCCCGTCCCGAGGCTTCCGGTTGCCCCCGGCCGGGTAGGGACGGGCCGGCCCGTCACGAATTCCCAGGCAAAGGCGTGGCAACGGGGGTGTGCTCTTGGAAGAGCTCGTCCGCTCCATGGCTGAACAGCTCTTGCGCCGCGGCTCGGTGGACGACGAGGTGATCCGGGAGACGGCGGCCCGCCTGGAGGGGCTGGTTGCCCGCCTGCGGGCCTTTGGCGAGGAGGTGCTGGGCGAGACGCTGCCCGCCATGGCCTTCGACCCGGGCCACCCCGCCTACCGCGTCGCGCCGGGGTTGCCGGTGGCGGCCCTCGAGCGCCTGGGCGCGACCGGCGGGACGGGATACGGGGCGGCGCGGCCGGTTGCACGACCCGCGGGGGCGGACGGGGCGGCCCGACCCGCGCCTCGCCCCGCCGCCGGAGAAGGGACGACCCGGCCGGTCCCCGGCGCCATCGCGGCGGGCGGGACCCTGGCCGGGCCGGCGGAGCAGGCTCCAGGGGGCGCTCCCGTCGCCGGGACGGCAGAGCCGGTCCCAGCGGGCGGGCCCGTCGCCGGGCGGGTCGAGCCGGCCCCCGCGGCCGGTGGCCGGGCCCATGGCGCGCCGCCGGGGCAGCCCTGGGCCGCCCCCGGCCGCCGGGTCATGGCCGGCGGACCCCTGGCCGGGATGAGCGCCGGGGAACTGGTCGAGGCCTTCCGCACCGGCCGGCTCGGGGTCGAGGAGGTGACCCGGTACGTTCTCCAGCAGATCGAGGTCCTGGATCCGCACCTCCATGCCTTCGTCACCGTGACGGCCGAACAGGCCCTCGAGGCCGCCCGCCACCGCGACGCGGAGCTGGTGCGTTGGCGCCGCGGCGGGGGCGAGGCCGGGGGTGGCGGGGGCGAGGCGCCGGGTCCCCTGTTCGGCGTGCCCGTGGCGCTCAAGGACCTGATCGACCTGGCCGGTGTGCCCACCACGGCCGGCTCCCGGGTGCGGGCCGGCCACGTGGCGCAGGCCAGCGCCACCGTGGTCCGGCGGCTCGAGGCGGCGGGCGCCGTGATCGTCGGCAAGACGGCGACCCACGAGTTCGCCTTCGGCGCCACCACCGACACGCCCTTCCACGGACCCGTGCACAACCCGTGGAACCTGGAGCACTCGGCGGGCGGTTCCAGCGGCGGATCCGGCGCGGTGGTGGGGGCCGGCCTCTTGCCCGTCGCCCTGGGGACCGACACCGGCGGCTCCATCCGCATCCCCGCCGCCGCCTGCGGCACCGTCGGCCTCAAGCCCACCTACGGCCGGGTCAGCCGCCACGGGACCGTACCGC
The sequence above is drawn from the Thermaerobacter sp. FW80 genome and encodes:
- the hemQ gene encoding hydrogen peroxide-dependent heme synthase; translated protein: MHSVGDITPPVGGGAAAAGSRPASAGAEAVSRTAGPAADGRHDEVATEGAGETQNRPPFTLEGWFVLHDFRRLDWRRWKSLEIARRAAIAREAAAFLRRVTAAADTGEGASALYRVVGHKADLLWLHFRPTLEALGDLETALSRTALGDYLQPAYSYVSVTELSFYRAGPGGPERDVRHEPFVRGRLYPAIPPARHACFYPMNKKRSGADNWYLLPFEERGRLMHSHGLIGRKYAGRVTQIISGSVGLDDWEWGVTLFADDPVDFKRVVYEMRFDEASARYGEFGPFYVGVRTDPDDLVRFLCPEAAGEVAAEAEGR
- a CDS encoding amidase, translated to MEELVRSMAEQLLRRGSVDDEVIRETAARLEGLVARLRAFGEEVLGETLPAMAFDPGHPAYRVAPGLPVAALERLGATGGTGYGAARPVARPAGADGAARPAPRPAAGEGTTRPVPGAIAAGGTLAGPAEQAPGGAPVAGTAEPVPAGGPVAGRVEPAPAAGGRAHGAPPGQPWAAPGRRVMAGGPLAGMSAGELVEAFRTGRLGVEEVTRYVLQQIEVLDPHLHAFVTVTAEQALEAARHRDAELVRWRRGGGEAGGGGGEAPGPLFGVPVALKDLIDLAGVPTTAGSRVRAGHVAQASATVVRRLEAAGAVIVGKTATHEFAFGATTDTPFHGPVHNPWNLEHSAGGSSGGSGAVVGAGLLPVALGTDTGGSIRIPAAACGTVGLKPTYGRVSRHGTVPLSWSLDHTGPLAATVADAARVLEVLAGPDPLDPAALGAPARGLVQAAEAGATGDLRGLRIGVLADWARDRIHPEVEQAFRGALRQLGDMGAELVEIGDADLPPAGVLTLVNRLLALAEGGAYHAATLARRAGDYSQEVRIRFELGQFLLARDYLLAQRLRTELARRAAAVMERCHVLVVPTLPIPAPRLGQATWTPAGAEPEPVPEALIRLTAPFNVTGQPALSVPVAVGASGLPLGVQVVGRVLDEATVLRVGAALEQARGPLPR